One region of Vitis vinifera cultivar Pinot Noir 40024 chromosome 1, ASM3070453v1 genomic DNA includes:
- the LOC100246480 gene encoding homeobox protein knotted-1-like 6 produces MEEVYGLNSTSDYSDKVLMSPENLILPADYQSFFSSAAAFRDYRIPVFGSNELISVASAISETASITPEIQREEDVSSVIKAKIASHPCYPRLLEAYIDCQKVGAPPEIACLLDEIRRENDVCKRDAVSTCLGADPELDEFMETYCDMLEKYKSDLARPFDEATTFLNKIEMQLGNLCNDASIRSLPDEAVVSSDEDFSGGEEVQEAQPRGEDQELKERLLRRFGGRISSLKLEFSKKKKKGKLPKEARQTLLEWWNLHYKWPYPTEADKIALAETTGLDQKQINNWFINQRKRHWKPSENMQFAVMDNHSGQFFTDD; encoded by the exons ATGGAGGAAGTGTACGGTCTCAATTCGACGTCCGACTACTCCGACAAGGTGCTGATGTCGCCGGAGAATCTGATACTGCCGGCGGATTACCAGAGCTTCTTCTCCTCCGCAGCCGCCTTTCGTGACTATCGGATTCCCGTGTTTGGATCGAACGAGCTAATTTCGGTGGCTTCTGCTATATCAGAGACTGCTTCGATCACGCCCGAAATTCAACGAGAAGAAGATGTGTCTTCTGTGATCAAAGCCAAAATCGCTTCCCATCCTTGCTACCCGAGATTGCTCGAAGCTTACATCGATTGTCAGAAG GTAGGGGCGCCTCCGGAAATTGCGTGTCTGTTAGACGAAATCCGGCGAGAAAACGACGTTTGTAAGAGAGACGCTGTTTCAACGTGCTTAGGAGCCGATCCTGAGCTCGACGAGTTCATg GAAACATACTGTGATATGTTGGAGAAGTATAAATCAGATCTCGCAAGGCCTTTTGATGAAGCTACGACCTTCTTGAACAAGATTGAAATGCAGCTGGGCAATCTCTGCAACGATGCATCCATACGAAGCCTTCCCG ATGAAGCTGTTGTGTCATCTGATGAGGATTTTAGTGGAGGAGAGGAGGTACAAGAGGCTCAACCAAGGGGTGAAGACCAAGAACTTAAGGAGAGGCTCTTACGGAGGTTTGGTGGTCGAATAAGTTCCCTCAAGCTGGAGttttcaaaaaagaagaaaaaaggaaagctGCCAAAAGAAGCAAGGCAAACACTACTTGAGTGGTGGAACCTTCATTATAAATGGCCATACCCAACG GAAGCTGATAAAATTGCACTTGCTGAAACAACGGGTCTGGACCAGAAGCAAATTAACAATTGGTTTATAAATCAACGAAAGCGGCACTGGAAACCATCAGAGAACATGCAATTTGCTGTTATGGATAACCATTCAGGACAATTCTTTACAGATGACTGA